From a region of the Helicoverpa armigera isolate CAAS_96S chromosome 14, ASM3070526v1, whole genome shotgun sequence genome:
- the LOC110380024 gene encoding cytoplasmic polyadenylation element-binding protein 1-B isoform X2 has protein sequence MPLLHQDNSRGGGGSAENRRSLADFLGLDTTLLAEPAATSAVLQLNNSSNECGVESEWRWEEPGSPEAAQTPRALVPPACFPPRHPTAFASYSESAQPGALWTEDSSEQGITDLVASLALAIPSVSQWRGDGAARDEPWPESSQCADRTTLLQRRASFCGVSSDRHGSGVLRWGGKLPPRCSDPSGGFSAKVFLGGLPWDITEQALMQTLKHFQPVRVEWPGRAGGTGAPRGYAYVTFDSERRVRALLAASRRDGNDWYYRMGARKARSKEVQVIPWALSDSNWVSGGSVRLEARRTVFVGALHGMLSASALATIMNDLFSGVVYAGIDTDKYKYPIGSGRVTFDNVRSYVRAIYAAYITIHTDKFTKKVQVNPYLEDSMCSICNVQQGPYFCREPTCFGYFCRSCWSWQHSSNKHQPLTRHSKSGAPPAARALMSPTEHGSFNGMCTSTNDGTPSPATSGTSTSEEASGGGEEAAEGGGGGAWPQ, from the exons ATGCCGCTTCTACATCAG GACAACAGCCGCGGAGGCGGCGGTTCTGCAGAGAACCGACGCTCCTTGGCAGATTTCCTGGGACTGGATACCACGCTGTTAGCCGAACCAGCTGCCACGTCTGCCGTACTGCAGCTCAACAATAGTAGCAAT GAATGTGGAGTGGAGAGCGAGTGGCGCTGGGAGGAGCCGGGGAGCCCCGAGGCTGCGCAGACGCCGCGTGCTCTAGTGCCGCCCGCATGCTTCCCGCCACGACATCCTACCGCATTCGCGAGTTACAG TGAGAGCGCCCAGCCCGGCGCCCTGTGGACCGAAGACTCCTCCGAACAAGGGATTACCGACCTTGTGGCCTCCTTA GCCCTGGCGATTCCATCGGTGTCGCAGTGGCGGGGCGACGGCGCCGCGCGAGACGAGCCCTGGCCCGAGAGCAGTCAGTGCGCTGATCGGACCACCTTGTTGCAGAGACGCGCTTCTTTTT GTGGCGTATCAAGCGATCGGCACGGGAGCGGAGTCCTGCGCTGGGGCGGCAAGCTGCCCCCGCGGTGCTCGGACCCGAGCGGGGGCTTCAGTGCCAAGGTGTTCCTCGGAGGCCTGCCGTGGGACATCACGGAGCAAGCGCTCATGCAGACCTTGAAGCACTTCCAGCCTGTACG TGTGGAGTGGCCGGGCCGCGCGGGCGGGACCGGTGCTCCGCGCGGATACGCGTACGTGACGTTTGACAGCGAGCGCCGCGTGAGGGCGCTGCTGGCAGCCAGTAGGCGCGACGGCAATGACTGGTACTATAGGATGGGTGCCAGGAAGGCGAGGAGTAAGGAG GTGCAGGTGATCCCGTGGGCGCTGTCGGACTCGAACTGGGTGTCGGGCGGGTCGGTGCGGCTGGAGGCGCGGCGCACGGTGTTCGTGGGCGCTCTGCACGGCATGCTGTCCGCCTCGGCGCTCGCTACTATCATGAACGATCTGTTTTCCGGCGTTGTTTATGCTG GTATAGACACAGACAAATACAAGTACCCGATCGGCTCGGGTCGCGTGACGTTCGACAACGTGCGCTCGTACGTGCGCGCGATATACGCCGCATACATCACCATACACACCGACAAGTTTACTAAGAAG GTGCAAGTGAACCCATACTTGGAGGACTCGATGTGCTCGATATGCAATGTGCAGCAGGGGCCGTACTTCTGTCGCGAGCCCACGTGCTTCGG CTACTTCTGCCGCTCGTGCTGGTCGTGGCAGCACAGCAGCAACAAGCACCAGCCCCTCACGCGGCACTCCAAGAGCGGCGccccgcccgccgcccgcgcgctcATGTCTCCCACTGAACACGGCTCCTTCAATGGCATGTGCACTTCTACTAATGACG GTACACCGAGCCCCGCGACTAGCGGCACAAGTACCAGCGAGGAGGCGAGCGGCGGAGGGGAGGAGGCGGCGGAGGGGGGCGGCGGAGGGGCGTGGCCTCAGTAG
- the LOC110380024 gene encoding cytoplasmic polyadenylation element-binding protein 1-B isoform X1 — MPLLHQDNSRGGGGSAENRRSLADFLGLDTTLLAEPAATSAVLQLNNSSNECGVESEWRWEEPGSPEAAQTPRALVPPACFPPRHPTAFASYSESAQPGALWTEDSSEQGITDLVASLKALAIPSVSQWRGDGAARDEPWPESSQCADRTTLLQRRASFCGVSSDRHGSGVLRWGGKLPPRCSDPSGGFSAKVFLGGLPWDITEQALMQTLKHFQPVRVEWPGRAGGTGAPRGYAYVTFDSERRVRALLAASRRDGNDWYYRMGARKARSKEVQVIPWALSDSNWVSGGSVRLEARRTVFVGALHGMLSASALATIMNDLFSGVVYAGIDTDKYKYPIGSGRVTFDNVRSYVRAIYAAYITIHTDKFTKKVQVNPYLEDSMCSICNVQQGPYFCREPTCFGYFCRSCWSWQHSSNKHQPLTRHSKSGAPPAARALMSPTEHGSFNGMCTSTNDGTPSPATSGTSTSEEASGGGEEAAEGGGGGAWPQ; from the exons ATGCCGCTTCTACATCAG GACAACAGCCGCGGAGGCGGCGGTTCTGCAGAGAACCGACGCTCCTTGGCAGATTTCCTGGGACTGGATACCACGCTGTTAGCCGAACCAGCTGCCACGTCTGCCGTACTGCAGCTCAACAATAGTAGCAAT GAATGTGGAGTGGAGAGCGAGTGGCGCTGGGAGGAGCCGGGGAGCCCCGAGGCTGCGCAGACGCCGCGTGCTCTAGTGCCGCCCGCATGCTTCCCGCCACGACATCCTACCGCATTCGCGAGTTACAG TGAGAGCGCCCAGCCCGGCGCCCTGTGGACCGAAGACTCCTCCGAACAAGGGATTACCGACCTTGTGGCCTCCTTA AAGGCCCTGGCGATTCCATCGGTGTCGCAGTGGCGGGGCGACGGCGCCGCGCGAGACGAGCCCTGGCCCGAGAGCAGTCAGTGCGCTGATCGGACCACCTTGTTGCAGAGACGCGCTTCTTTTT GTGGCGTATCAAGCGATCGGCACGGGAGCGGAGTCCTGCGCTGGGGCGGCAAGCTGCCCCCGCGGTGCTCGGACCCGAGCGGGGGCTTCAGTGCCAAGGTGTTCCTCGGAGGCCTGCCGTGGGACATCACGGAGCAAGCGCTCATGCAGACCTTGAAGCACTTCCAGCCTGTACG TGTGGAGTGGCCGGGCCGCGCGGGCGGGACCGGTGCTCCGCGCGGATACGCGTACGTGACGTTTGACAGCGAGCGCCGCGTGAGGGCGCTGCTGGCAGCCAGTAGGCGCGACGGCAATGACTGGTACTATAGGATGGGTGCCAGGAAGGCGAGGAGTAAGGAG GTGCAGGTGATCCCGTGGGCGCTGTCGGACTCGAACTGGGTGTCGGGCGGGTCGGTGCGGCTGGAGGCGCGGCGCACGGTGTTCGTGGGCGCTCTGCACGGCATGCTGTCCGCCTCGGCGCTCGCTACTATCATGAACGATCTGTTTTCCGGCGTTGTTTATGCTG GTATAGACACAGACAAATACAAGTACCCGATCGGCTCGGGTCGCGTGACGTTCGACAACGTGCGCTCGTACGTGCGCGCGATATACGCCGCATACATCACCATACACACCGACAAGTTTACTAAGAAG GTGCAAGTGAACCCATACTTGGAGGACTCGATGTGCTCGATATGCAATGTGCAGCAGGGGCCGTACTTCTGTCGCGAGCCCACGTGCTTCGG CTACTTCTGCCGCTCGTGCTGGTCGTGGCAGCACAGCAGCAACAAGCACCAGCCCCTCACGCGGCACTCCAAGAGCGGCGccccgcccgccgcccgcgcgctcATGTCTCCCACTGAACACGGCTCCTTCAATGGCATGTGCACTTCTACTAATGACG GTACACCGAGCCCCGCGACTAGCGGCACAAGTACCAGCGAGGAGGCGAGCGGCGGAGGGGAGGAGGCGGCGGAGGGGGGCGGCGGAGGGGCGTGGCCTCAGTAG